A stretch of the Snodgrassella alvi genome encodes the following:
- a CDS encoding murein transglycosylase A, whose amino-acid sequence MKPSIKFSSIRHWLLWFSVLCLAACGITHKPTDKILSGISGSAIAPSKPLPPSYVFTPGKAGVSYRVVNYHDLPQWSDQSFVDSLEAFKTSCGKLQMQPAWQPVCQQAARTGRHNHQAKAFFESYFTPWQVSQNGQLAGTVTGYYEPMLQGDTKQTAQARFPIYGIPNDFIVVPLTSGQRQGIVRIRLTGPNSGVITPTGNYTANLAAFPLNEKTRALKGRISGSQLVPYYTRAQINAGALNGKAPILGYANDPVELFFLHVQGSGQLKTPDGQMLRLSYADKNDYPYVSIGKYMAGKGYLPLAQTSMQGIKAWLQRHPQQLAEVLGQNPSYVFFRATAEPASGPTGALGVPLTKGYSAAVDSHFVNLGAPLFVATTHPANGFGLNRLLMAQDTGSAINGAVRVDYFWGYGDEAGALAGKMKYPGYVWQLLPNGMLPQVK is encoded by the coding sequence ATGAAACCATCAATAAAATTTAGCTCAATACGTCATTGGCTATTGTGGTTTAGCGTTTTATGTCTTGCTGCCTGTGGCATCACACACAAACCGACAGATAAAATTTTGTCCGGTATCAGTGGTTCAGCTATTGCACCCAGCAAGCCATTGCCACCCAGTTACGTCTTCACACCGGGGAAAGCTGGTGTCAGCTATCGCGTCGTTAATTATCACGATTTGCCCCAATGGTCAGACCAATCATTTGTAGACAGCCTAGAAGCATTCAAAACCAGCTGCGGCAAACTGCAAATGCAGCCTGCATGGCAGCCGGTATGTCAGCAAGCTGCCCGAACAGGCAGACACAATCATCAAGCTAAAGCTTTTTTTGAAAGCTACTTCACGCCATGGCAGGTCAGTCAGAATGGACAACTCGCCGGCACAGTTACTGGTTATTACGAACCCATGCTACAGGGCGATACTAAACAAACAGCTCAGGCACGGTTTCCAATTTACGGCATCCCCAACGACTTTATTGTCGTACCGCTTACAAGCGGCCAGCGTCAGGGGATAGTGCGCATTCGCCTCACCGGACCCAACAGCGGAGTCATCACACCGACCGGTAATTACACTGCCAATCTGGCTGCTTTTCCCCTCAATGAGAAAACACGGGCATTAAAAGGTCGAATCAGCGGCAGCCAGCTGGTACCTTATTACACTCGGGCACAGATTAATGCCGGAGCCCTCAATGGCAAAGCCCCCATTCTGGGTTACGCTAATGATCCAGTAGAATTATTCTTTCTACATGTACAGGGTTCCGGACAATTAAAAACACCAGATGGACAAATGCTGCGTCTCAGCTATGCCGACAAAAATGACTACCCATATGTTTCCATTGGTAAATATATGGCTGGGAAGGGATATTTGCCACTTGCGCAAACTTCAATGCAAGGTATCAAAGCATGGTTACAGCGGCATCCACAGCAACTAGCCGAAGTGCTGGGTCAGAATCCGAGCTACGTTTTTTTCCGGGCCACAGCAGAGCCGGCTAGCGGACCTACCGGTGCATTAGGTGTTCCACTGACGAAGGGCTATTCCGCTGCCGTAGACAGTCATTTTGTCAACCTAGGCGCTCCATTGTTTGTCGCTACCACTCATCCAGCCAATGGTTTCGGCTTAAACCGGCTCTTGATGGCACAGGATACCGGTAGTGCCATCAACGGTGCTGTGAGAGTGGATTATTTCTGGGGTTATGGCGATGAAGCCGGCGCATTAGCTGGTAAAATGAAATACCCTGGTTATGTATGGCAACTGTTACCTAACGGAATGCTGCCCCAGGTCAAATAA
- a CDS encoding GFA family protein, producing MLTGSCLCTAIQYQIAMSDQIEKMVFCHCQRCRKWSGSAFNSAVQINSDAFTILSGRDKLKKFSVNGVNRFFCSECGSNLYTSRDSMPNIYRLRAGTLNTAIYPQQKIHIYTQSKANWDSICDGGLQFDENII from the coding sequence ATGCTGACAGGAAGCTGTTTATGTACTGCAATCCAATACCAGATTGCCATGAGTGACCAAATTGAAAAAATGGTCTTCTGCCACTGTCAACGCTGCCGCAAATGGAGTGGTTCCGCATTTAATTCAGCGGTTCAAATAAACAGCGATGCTTTCACAATCCTATCAGGTCGGGATAAGCTAAAAAAATTTTCAGTTAATGGCGTAAACCGTTTTTTCTGTTCTGAATGTGGATCAAACCTCTATACTTCACGAGACAGTATGCCAAATATTTATCGTTTGCGTGCTGGCACACTAAATACAGCAATTTACCCCCAGCAAAAAATACATATTTACACTCAATCCAAAGCAAACTGGGATTCTATCTGTGATGGTGGCTTACAATTTGACGAAAATATAATATAA
- a CDS encoding L-threonylcarbamoyladenylate synthase has protein sequence MAQFFAIHPDNPQERLIAQAADIVRHGGVVVYPTDSCYALGCQLGNKEAMERILRIRGIDQKHHLTLMCHDLSQLSIYAKVDNSQFRLLKSSTPGSYTFILQATKEVPARTLHPKRKTIGLRVPDNRIALALLQNLGEPMLSCTLMLPHENEPLTDPYEIRDQLEHEVDLVIDGGWCGTEPTTVIDMTDGIDLVRAGKGNVAVFGL, from the coding sequence ATGGCTCAGTTTTTTGCTATTCATCCTGACAATCCGCAGGAACGTTTGATTGCACAGGCAGCGGATATTGTACGCCATGGTGGTGTGGTTGTTTATCCAACTGATTCCTGTTATGCGTTGGGCTGTCAGCTAGGTAATAAGGAGGCAATGGAACGGATTCTGCGTATCCGTGGTATTGACCAGAAACACCATCTGACGTTGATGTGTCATGATCTGAGTCAGCTTAGTATTTACGCCAAAGTGGATAACAGTCAGTTCCGGCTGCTGAAATCTTCTACTCCGGGTAGTTATACTTTTATTTTGCAAGCCACTAAAGAGGTACCGGCGCGCACGCTGCATCCGAAACGTAAAACTATTGGGTTGCGGGTACCGGACAACCGGATTGCTTTGGCGCTATTGCAGAATCTGGGGGAGCCGATGCTGTCGTGCACACTGATGCTGCCCCATGAAAATGAACCCTTAACTGACCCTTATGAGATTCGTGACCAGCTGGAACATGAGGTTGATCTGGTGATTGATGGCGGTTGGTGTGGTACAGAGCCGACTACGGTAATTGATATGACCGATGGAATTGATCTGGTACGAGCCGGTAAGGGGAATGTTGCTGTATTTGGTTTGTAA
- a CDS encoding peptidase M23, whose product MDSTLQLHHDLYPKVMPAGAFYAVSSPSHSASRMLLANILQADINAKLTEERLKQWAETDDVHTALNLLYRLQRLEFLYGEAKPSSQLVKVTSDGFEDILGQLSDSHKALLVDQDGFYFANVGFNHETAEEVANLASEATRLTEKHSLLIKNNLNIYNNAIGICDPAGQSELTFFPLYIGNTKNILVTAGLPLLNSEAFVTMVRGLYVLAGEDIHVVNE is encoded by the coding sequence ATGGATTCTACATTACAGTTACATCATGATTTATATCCAAAAGTGATGCCGGCTGGTGCATTTTATGCAGTGTCTAGCCCTAGTCACAGTGCAAGCCGTATGTTACTGGCTAACATTCTGCAGGCAGACATAAACGCCAAATTAACTGAAGAGCGTTTAAAGCAATGGGCTGAGACAGATGATGTTCATACTGCATTGAATTTATTATATCGCTTGCAACGTCTGGAATTTTTATATGGTGAAGCCAAACCAAGCTCACAGCTGGTGAAGGTAACATCAGATGGATTCGAAGATATTCTGGGTCAATTGTCAGACAGCCATAAGGCATTGCTGGTTGATCAGGATGGTTTTTATTTTGCTAATGTCGGTTTTAATCATGAGACTGCCGAAGAAGTGGCCAATCTGGCCAGCGAGGCAACACGGCTGACTGAAAAACACAGCCTGCTGATTAAAAATAACCTCAATATATACAACAACGCTATCGGGATATGTGATCCTGCCGGTCAGAGTGAATTAACATTCTTCCCTTTATATATAGGGAATACCAAAAATATTTTGGTCACTGCCGGATTGCCATTACTCAACAGTGAGGCTTTCGTCACTATGGTACGTGGCCTGTATGTATTGGCTGGTGAAGACATTCATGTGGTAAATGAATAA
- a CDS encoding macro domain-containing protein: MVTSAGKLPYQAIIHVAGINMFWRASAYSIRTSVISAMHIVNTRNYTSVAFPLIGAGSGGFSPEQALQFMQET, from the coding sequence GTGGTAACCAGTGCCGGTAAATTGCCTTATCAAGCCATTATCCACGTAGCCGGTATCAACATGTTCTGGCGTGCCAGCGCCTATTCAATTCGTACTTCAGTTATTTCTGCCATGCACATAGTCAATACCCGCAATTATACTTCAGTCGCCTTTCCTCTGATTGGCGCCGGTTCAGGTGGCTTTAGTCCAGAGCAGGCACTGCAATTTATGCAGGAAACATGA
- a CDS encoding NAD(P)H-dependent oxidoreductase: MKETLVVVAHPDLASSKVNQCWINELSVYADQVTIHDLYASYLSNVINAVSEQILIENHRNLILQFPLYWFNCPPLLKLWLDEVLTYGWAFGRNGLKLKNKKVGLAVSAGIRKSDYAPEGRFHVSLEDILKPFELTMNYVQANYQSVFAVYGANNEPEAGYGITQEEIDNSARDYIHWMKTCEMLK, encoded by the coding sequence ATGAAAGAAACGCTGGTGGTTGTCGCTCATCCTGATTTAGCTTCTTCTAAAGTAAATCAATGCTGGATTAATGAACTATCTGTTTATGCTGATCAGGTAACGATACATGATTTATATGCATCTTACTTGAGTAATGTGATAAATGCTGTTTCAGAACAAATTTTGATTGAAAATCACCGAAATCTGATTTTACAGTTTCCTCTTTACTGGTTTAATTGCCCACCGTTGTTAAAATTATGGTTAGATGAGGTTTTAACATATGGTTGGGCTTTTGGGCGCAACGGGCTTAAGTTGAAGAATAAAAAAGTTGGCTTGGCGGTTTCTGCCGGTATCAGAAAAAGTGATTATGCTCCTGAAGGTCGCTTTCATGTTTCATTGGAAGATATTTTAAAGCCATTCGAATTAACTATGAATTATGTGCAGGCTAATTATCAATCTGTATTTGCTGTATATGGCGCTAATAATGAACCTGAAGCTGGTTATGGCATAACTCAGGAAGAAATTGATAATAGTGCCAGAGACTATATACACTGGATGAAAACATGTGAAATGCTGAAGTAG
- a CDS encoding DUF421 domain-containing protein, with protein MNPIYINIIFKMLVAFCILLVYINLSGKGALAPISAIDQVGNVVLGAIIGGPLYNPSISITLLMSASIFWAGLLLLVRYATFKRSIAKDFVDGTSIRLMKNGILLSQNFRQAKLSIRDFIMLLHQRGYTSLEMLSDVWFEYNGQMTVVKKGDPAMAVVVIENGVINYPSLESLGHNEEWLEKELDRLGQKLDEVFLAEVHEHKLWVYPDIK; from the coding sequence TTGAATCCCATCTACATCAACATCATCTTCAAAATGCTGGTCGCTTTCTGCATCCTGCTGGTGTACATCAATTTATCCGGCAAAGGTGCACTTGCCCCGATTTCAGCTATTGATCAAGTAGGTAACGTCGTATTGGGTGCAATAATCGGCGGCCCCCTATACAATCCCTCCATCAGCATCACCTTACTCATGAGCGCCTCCATTTTCTGGGCTGGCCTGTTATTACTGGTTCGTTATGCCACATTTAAACGCAGTATCGCCAAGGATTTTGTCGACGGCACATCAATCCGACTGATGAAAAACGGCATCTTACTATCACAGAATTTCCGTCAGGCCAAACTATCCATCCGAGATTTCATTATGCTGCTTCATCAGCGTGGTTATACCAGTCTGGAAATGCTCAGTGATGTCTGGTTTGAATACAATGGCCAAATGACCGTAGTAAAAAAAGGTGACCCAGCAATGGCAGTTGTTGTGATTGAAAACGGCGTTATCAATTATCCCAGTCTTGAATCTTTGGGTCATAATGAAGAATGGCTAGAAAAAGAACTAGACCGTCTAGGACAGAAACTAGATGAAGTTTTCCTAGCCGAAGTACATGAACATAAACTGTGGGTTTATCCAGATATCAAATAA
- the prfH gene encoding peptide chain release factor H, with protein MLLLQLSAAYGPAECCLAVAKALARLQHEAIEIQVEIDILEQEQSKHGLHSVLLALNGELERSLAKQWVGTIQWICPSPYRPKHKRKNWFIGAACYETITQHQSDEIIFDTMRASGAGGQHINKTESAVRATHLASGISVKIQTARSQHTNKKLAVLLLQHKLAQQKQQLYAKHKAERHQHHHQIARGNPTRIFIGQDFKPL; from the coding sequence ATGCTGCTTTTACAATTATCAGCGGCTTACGGACCGGCTGAATGCTGTCTGGCCGTAGCAAAAGCACTGGCACGCCTGCAACACGAAGCCATAGAGATTCAGGTTGAAATAGACATATTGGAGCAAGAACAGTCAAAGCATGGACTTCACTCAGTACTGCTTGCTCTTAATGGTGAGCTAGAAAGATCCTTAGCTAAACAGTGGGTGGGAACCATTCAATGGATTTGTCCCAGCCCCTACCGCCCAAAACACAAACGTAAAAACTGGTTTATCGGAGCCGCGTGTTACGAGACAATTACTCAGCATCAATCTGATGAAATTATCTTTGACACCATGCGTGCCTCCGGTGCGGGAGGTCAGCATATTAACAAAACAGAATCGGCTGTCCGAGCCACCCACCTAGCCAGCGGTATCAGCGTAAAAATCCAGACTGCACGTAGCCAACATACCAATAAAAAACTGGCTGTTCTACTGCTACAACACAAACTGGCGCAACAGAAACAACAGTTATACGCCAAACACAAAGCAGAGCGTCATCAGCACCATCATCAAATAGCGCGCGGAAATCCCACACGAATATTTATCGGACAGGATTTCAAACCTTTATAA
- a CDS encoding GNAT family N-acetyltransferase produces the protein MLNQITIIRATSEQLDDTIMLFASYRQFYGLTDKQTASRNFIQERLEKQDSAIFIAYDQQQACGFVQLYFSFSSLSVSPTIILNDLYVPENHRQKGIATQLMQYVTQFARDNGYSGISLCTANDNHKARALYEQAGYQIDEQFVYYFLNLN, from the coding sequence ATGTTAAATCAAATTACAATCATCCGAGCAACATCAGAACAGCTTGATGATACCATCATGCTTTTTGCCAGCTATCGACAGTTCTATGGCTTGACGGACAAACAGACAGCAAGCAGAAATTTTATTCAAGAAAGACTGGAAAAGCAGGATTCCGCCATCTTTATTGCCTATGATCAACAACAAGCTTGCGGGTTTGTACAGCTATATTTCTCCTTTTCTTCATTATCCGTATCGCCCACAATCATACTCAATGACCTATATGTCCCTGAAAACCACAGACAAAAAGGGATTGCCACACAACTGATGCAATACGTCACACAATTTGCACGTGATAATGGCTACAGTGGTATTTCATTGTGTACCGCCAACGACAACCACAAGGCAAGAGCCCTTTATGAACAGGCTGGCTATCAGATTGATGAACAATTTGTTTATTATTTTTTAAACTTAAACTAA
- a CDS encoding ATP/GTP-binding protein, with product MVENKIIFTGPVGVGKTTAIAALSDDPPVQTDASASDMTQDRKGYTTVAMDYGVIRLDDNTKVHLYGTPGQERFDFMWSILSKGSMGLILLLDNTRQNPLKDLKFFLTSFHDLLEDAPVVVGVTKMDLNPQPGVDVYQQYLAQHNLNVPVFEVDARNEDDVKQLVTAMLYSIDPGLEG from the coding sequence ATGGTTGAAAATAAAATTATCTTTACCGGCCCGGTTGGGGTGGGAAAAACAACTGCTATCGCTGCATTATCGGATGATCCTCCGGTACAGACAGATGCCAGTGCGTCGGACATGACTCAGGACAGAAAAGGCTATACTACTGTCGCCATGGACTATGGTGTTATTCGATTGGACGATAATACCAAAGTTCATCTATATGGTACCCCAGGTCAGGAACGCTTCGATTTTATGTGGAGTATTCTGAGTAAGGGCAGTATGGGTTTAATTCTGTTACTGGATAATACTCGCCAGAATCCATTGAAAGATTTGAAATTCTTCCTGACTTCTTTTCACGATTTGCTGGAAGATGCACCAGTTGTTGTGGGTGTGACCAAAATGGATTTAAATCCACAGCCAGGTGTGGATGTTTATCAGCAGTATCTGGCACAACACAATCTAAATGTACCTGTGTTTGAAGTTGATGCACGCAATGAAGATGACGTGAAACAACTGGTTACTGCTATGCTGTATTCCATTGATCCGGGATTGGAAGGATAG
- a CDS encoding helix-turn-helix domain-containing protein translates to MSEHHCSEEELENSGFNYTLSIIRGKYKILILYWLNENQPVMRFNELKRRINSISYKTLSNTLKEMEQDKLIFRKEYPQIPPKVEYGLLERGKSLVPVLDLMCQWGNQHKNDILI, encoded by the coding sequence ATGTCAGAACACCATTGCAGTGAAGAAGAGCTCGAAAATAGTGGTTTTAACTACACTCTTTCTATTATCAGGGGAAAATACAAAATACTCATTCTTTACTGGCTTAATGAAAACCAGCCAGTGATGCGTTTTAACGAACTTAAACGCCGCATCAACAGCATATCTTATAAAACCTTAAGCAACACATTAAAAGAAATGGAGCAAGACAAACTGATATTCCGAAAAGAATATCCACAAATACCGCCTAAAGTAGAATATGGATTATTAGAACGGGGAAAATCTCTGGTTCCCGTTTTAGATTTAATGTGTCAGTGGGGTAACCAGCATAAAAATGATATTTTAATATAA
- the mutS gene encoding DNA mismatch repair protein MutS, whose product MSKPSLTPMMTQYLAIKADHQDKLLFYRMGDFYELFLDDAVQAARLLDITLTTRGQINGEPVKMAGVPYHAVEQYLARLVKLGKSVAICEQTGEVGSGKGPVERKVVRIVTPGTLTDSALLEDKETNRMVAVSLLKKQLGVAWLSLQSGEFRCKIIAPEALPNELARLQAAEILISDQTLEKLNLDEQNRKLTRLHAWQFAADTGARLIQRYFGSQDLRAFGLQIGDHDAAIGAAGALLNYVQQTQMQLPKHLDSLTLEQETTYIGMDAATRRNLEITQTLNGHKAPTLFSVLDTCATHMGSRLLAQWLHQPLRRRGQIVARQQAVAALSSQREQIVTMLNQVADIERIAARIAIGSARPRDLSALRDSLAILSAFSLQESDQSSLVQTLLEQFPPAAPIARQLSKAIMAEPAVWLRDGGVINDGFDAELDELRRLQNHGDEFLQQLESRERERTGLSSLKVEFNRVHGFYIELSKLQSEQAPADYQRRQTLKNAERYVTPELKAFEEKVLSAQQNALAREKQLYDALLLQLQAELPVLQRCARAAASLDVLATLAKYADEEHYCFPEFVNYPCLQISQGRHPVVAAQVSQFTANDTQLDDKRRLMLLTGPNMGGKSTYMRQVALIVLLAHIGAPVPADSCTLGEFDQIFTRIGASDDLAGNRSTFMVEMSETAYILHHATERSLVLMDEVGRGTSTFDGLALAQAIAEHLLQKNRSYTLFATHYFELTRLPEQYAHAFNMHLSALEQGQDIVFLHHIEPGPASKSYGIAVAKLAGLPARALNAAYRHLQTLEQHASRDQAQLDMFQTQTTEQESDEVTQRYTGKDNTAVVMPADLSVLLNALNPDELTPKAALTAIYDLVHCWKNHLSNQTTS is encoded by the coding sequence ATGAGTAAACCTTCCCTGACACCGATGATGACGCAATATTTGGCCATTAAGGCCGACCATCAGGACAAGCTGTTGTTTTACCGGATGGGCGATTTCTATGAGCTGTTTCTTGATGATGCAGTGCAAGCAGCTCGTTTACTGGATATTACGCTAACTACCCGCGGGCAGATCAACGGCGAACCGGTGAAGATGGCTGGGGTGCCTTATCATGCGGTGGAACAATATTTGGCCAGACTGGTAAAGCTGGGTAAAAGTGTGGCGATTTGTGAGCAGACGGGTGAGGTGGGCTCGGGTAAAGGACCGGTGGAACGGAAAGTTGTGCGCATTGTAACGCCAGGGACGCTGACTGATTCAGCTTTGCTGGAGGATAAGGAAACCAATCGTATGGTGGCGGTTTCTTTATTAAAAAAACAGCTTGGTGTGGCCTGGCTGTCCCTGCAAAGCGGGGAATTCCGCTGCAAAATAATTGCACCAGAAGCTTTGCCAAATGAGCTGGCACGTCTGCAGGCAGCGGAAATCTTGATATCTGACCAGACACTGGAAAAGCTCAATCTGGATGAACAAAACCGAAAACTGACTCGTTTACACGCGTGGCAATTTGCTGCTGATACTGGAGCACGCCTGATTCAACGTTATTTCGGCAGTCAGGATTTACGCGCTTTTGGTCTACAGATCGGTGACCATGATGCCGCTATTGGTGCGGCAGGAGCGTTATTAAATTATGTTCAGCAGACCCAGATGCAGCTGCCAAAGCATCTGGACAGTCTGACGCTGGAGCAGGAAACCACTTATATTGGTATGGATGCGGCTACGCGGCGCAATCTGGAAATAACTCAGACGTTGAATGGACATAAAGCGCCTACTTTGTTTTCGGTATTGGATACATGCGCGACACATATGGGCAGCAGACTGCTCGCACAATGGTTGCATCAGCCATTGCGCAGACGCGGACAGATTGTGGCTCGTCAACAGGCCGTGGCAGCACTCTCTTCTCAGCGTGAGCAAATAGTGACCATGCTGAATCAGGTGGCGGACATTGAGCGAATTGCAGCTCGTATTGCTATTGGCAGTGCACGGCCACGTGATTTATCAGCTTTGCGTGATAGTCTGGCAATATTGTCGGCATTTAGTTTGCAGGAGTCTGACCAGAGCTCGCTGGTACAGACGCTGCTGGAACAGTTTCCGCCTGCTGCACCGATTGCGCGCCAGCTAAGCAAAGCCATTATGGCCGAACCAGCTGTATGGTTACGTGATGGTGGTGTGATCAATGATGGTTTTGATGCTGAGCTAGATGAGTTGCGCCGTTTACAGAATCATGGCGATGAATTTTTGCAGCAATTGGAAAGCCGTGAACGTGAACGTACGGGATTATCCAGTTTGAAAGTGGAATTTAACCGTGTGCATGGTTTTTATATTGAGCTGAGCAAGCTACAGTCAGAACAGGCACCTGCGGATTATCAGCGTCGCCAGACTTTAAAAAATGCAGAACGTTATGTGACGCCGGAGTTGAAGGCTTTTGAAGAAAAGGTATTGAGTGCGCAACAGAATGCACTGGCACGGGAAAAACAGCTATATGATGCTTTGTTGCTGCAATTGCAGGCAGAACTACCCGTATTGCAACGCTGTGCCCGTGCTGCAGCCAGTCTGGATGTGCTGGCTACGTTGGCAAAATATGCGGATGAAGAACATTACTGCTTCCCTGAATTCGTAAATTATCCTTGTTTACAGATTAGTCAGGGACGTCATCCGGTAGTGGCTGCTCAGGTCAGTCAGTTTACCGCTAATGATACCCAGCTGGATGATAAGCGGCGTCTGATGTTGCTTACTGGACCAAATATGGGTGGTAAATCTACGTATATGCGGCAAGTGGCTTTGATTGTCCTGCTGGCGCATATTGGAGCCCCAGTACCGGCAGATAGCTGCACTCTGGGTGAATTTGACCAGATTTTTACCCGTATTGGTGCTTCGGATGATCTGGCCGGTAATCGTTCTACTTTTATGGTAGAAATGTCGGAAACGGCTTATATTTTGCATCATGCAACTGAGCGTTCTTTGGTGCTGATGGATGAAGTAGGACGTGGTACATCTACTTTTGATGGTTTGGCGCTGGCACAGGCAATTGCTGAACATCTACTGCAAAAAAATCGTAGCTATACACTTTTTGCCACGCATTATTTTGAATTGACCCGTCTACCGGAACAGTATGCGCATGCTTTTAACATGCATCTGTCAGCACTGGAACAGGGACAAGATATTGTGTTTTTACACCATATTGAACCAGGGCCGGCCAGTAAAAGCTATGGTATTGCGGTAGCCAAATTGGCGGGACTACCGGCACGTGCGCTGAATGCGGCTTACCGGCACTTGCAGACACTGGAACAGCATGCGTCTCGTGACCAGGCGCAATTAGATATGTTTCAGACGCAGACAACTGAACAAGAGTCAGATGAAGTAACCCAGAGATACACCGGTAAGGATAATACGGCTGTTGTGATGCCAGCCGATTTATCAGTGCTGCTTAATGCGCTTAATCCGGATGAGTTGACCCCAAAAGCGGCTCTTACCGCTATTTATGACCTTGTACATTGCTGGAAAAATCATCTATCAAATCAGACGACATCATAA
- a CDS encoding RNA ligase RtcB family protein has protein sequence MGNSIQQPSAGITLIVTTELWLEGEAVRQLHTTAALPDISYAAAMPDIHPGRGYPVGAAFFTTQLIYPALIGGDIGCGMSLWQTSLKTHAMNQAKLIKQLGNLDQPLSASECISLWPDIQPLQQHNFASGTIGGGNHFAELQMLDTIYVAEIAKQIGLNKQHLQLMVHSGSRGLGGAILDKHIRQYGHQGLIADSEAGKSYLTQHNQALAYARQNRELIARRILTNLRARGQKLADISHNFIEAACIHGESGWLHRKGAAPATQGLVVIPGSRGDYSYLVQPLDTPIALYSLAHGAGRKWQRSACKGRLSRRYTAEQLSRTVHGSRVICADRELIYEEAPQAYKSIDSVITAMVQAELIRPIARFKPVITYKVKTEKK, from the coding sequence ATGGGCAATTCTATTCAGCAGCCGTCTGCCGGCATCACCCTCATTGTCACCACCGAACTGTGGTTAGAGGGCGAAGCCGTCCGGCAACTACACACAACAGCAGCACTGCCTGACATCAGCTATGCAGCCGCTATGCCGGATATTCATCCCGGCCGCGGCTATCCCGTTGGCGCTGCTTTTTTTACTACACAACTTATTTATCCAGCACTGATTGGCGGCGATATTGGCTGCGGCATGTCATTATGGCAAACATCACTTAAAACCCATGCCATGAATCAGGCCAAACTAATCAAACAACTGGGCAATCTAGACCAGCCACTGAGTGCATCAGAATGTATCAGCCTCTGGCCAGATATACAGCCGCTACAACAGCATAACTTTGCATCCGGCACCATAGGCGGAGGCAATCATTTTGCCGAATTACAAATGTTGGATACCATTTATGTAGCGGAAATCGCCAAACAAATCGGTTTAAATAAGCAGCACCTGCAACTAATGGTACACAGTGGTTCCCGCGGACTCGGTGGTGCGATTCTGGACAAACACATCCGTCAGTATGGTCATCAGGGCTTAATCGCAGACAGTGAAGCCGGTAAATCCTATCTTACACAGCACAATCAGGCACTGGCCTATGCACGGCAAAATCGGGAACTGATTGCCCGCCGCATACTGACAAATCTGCGTGCACGAGGGCAAAAACTAGCAGACATCAGCCACAACTTTATCGAAGCGGCCTGCATCCATGGCGAAAGCGGCTGGCTGCACCGTAAAGGTGCAGCACCTGCTACCCAAGGGCTAGTCGTGATACCGGGTTCGCGCGGCGATTACAGCTATCTGGTTCAACCATTGGATACCCCAATCGCCCTTTACTCCCTCGCACATGGTGCAGGACGCAAATGGCAGCGTTCAGCCTGCAAAGGCAGACTATCCCGACGTTATACCGCCGAACAGCTAAGCCGTACTGTCCATGGCAGCCGTGTGATTTGTGCTGACCGTGAACTTATCTATGAAGAAGCACCGCAGGCCTATAAATCAATCGACAGCGTCATTACTGCCATGGTGCAGGCTGAATTAATCCGGCCAATAGCTCGTTTCAAGCCAGTTATCACCTATAAAGTAAAAACGGAGAAAAAATAA